From Streptomyces sp. SCSIO 75703:
GTGCGCGGGGGCGTGCCCCCGCTCTTCGGCGCGAATGGCACGTTACGTCTTGAAACCGTCGCACGTCCACGCCCCCTTGCGATTGCCATACAAGCTGCAACTAACCCGTGACGCAGTGGTGTGACAGAAAACGGCGGGGTGGCGCTGTAGGAAGTACGGGCCGCCGCGCGGCCCGTGCCGCGCGACGGCCGGGGCCTCTCCTGTGGGGGGTGGCGGCCTCGGCCGTTGCCTTGGCGGCACCGGTGACCTGGTGCTCTCCGCGTCTCCGGAGGCGTTCCCGCCTCCCGCGGCGCCCTCCTCGACCAAAACCCGCGCTCTGCTCACCGGACGCCGGCCACGTGGAGGAACGGGCCGCGGCAGCCGGGAGCCGGCCCCGTCCCGGGAAACACGCCCCGGGAAACACGCCCCGGGCAGCCCTCGGCCGAACCGGGGAAGACCCGCGGCAGACCCCGGGAAGGAACCGGGGACGAACCCGGGAAGGAAAAGGTGCCGGTCGGTCAGGTTCTGCCGCGTGCTCGGCGGGAGACGACGGCCCGGAGGACACGGCGGCCCTCGGTGGAGACGTCCAGGGCGCCGCGGAGGCCGGCCGGGCCGTGGCCGGCGAGGAGTTCCAGGACGGCGGTCTGGCGGCGCAGTTCGGCGGCGACCAGCGGAGGCACGTCCGCGACGGCACCCGTCCGCTCCACCCCGGTGACCGGGGCGTCGCCGGCGACCGGGTCGAGCAGCCGGTGGATGCGCAGCGAGGCGACGGAGCAGGCGTCGGCCCACGCCCGCGCCTCGGCGGCGGAGCAGTCGGCCGGGGCGGCGTCGAGCATCCGGCGGGCGAGCAGGACGGCCTCGTCCTCGTCGGCCGCGTCGGGACCGGCGAGCTTGCCCCGGACCTGTTCCAGGCCCTCGGCCCAGTCCGGGCCGGGTGTGCCGCCGCCCCCGGCGGCGAGGGCGGCCCACAGCGGGCGCAGCACCTCGTCGTCGCCGTCGAGCAGGGGGAAGCAGCGATCCAAACAAGCCAGCCCGCTCACGGCGAGGCCGCGTGTGTCGGCCTGCGCGATCAGTTCCACCAGGCTCATCGAACGCCTCCCGTTCGTCCCGCACCGCCGGTGCGCGGGCTCGGGACCCGCACTTCCCCTTACTGCGTGCGGCGGGCCGGGAACGTCACAGGGGGGGACGACGCCGAGAAGTTCGAGGAGGCGGAAGAAGGGTTTTCGGCCACCGGACCGGCGTCGGTCCCCACCTCGGAGCCCGCCCCGGCCCCGGCTCCCACTCCGGCCCCGCCTCCGCCTCCGAGTCCGCCTCGTCTCCGGCCCCCGCCCGGCGTCCAGCCTCTCCCCCGGTCTCGCTCCCGGCCCCGGCCCCGCCGAGTACGGCACACCCCCGGCGACACCCCCGGCGGGTGCGCCGCACCGCCCCTCACCCGCCTGCCGCCCCCTCTCACGAAGGGCGGGCCCGCCTCACGCCACCCGTCCGGCCAGCTTCTCGAAGTCCGGCCAGGACAGTTCCGGCTTACCGGGGTCCCAGAGCTTCTGGACGGTCGCCGCGAGCGGCATGCGGATGCCGTCGGCGACCTGCGCCTCGGTCTGCGCGCTGGAGATGTCGCACCAGACGGCGAAGCTGCCGCCGAGGATCTGGTCGTCGTAGCGGGCCGGGACGGCCTCCGTGCCGCGCAGGACGCGCGGGGTCCACTGCTCGTAGATGCGCTCGCCGGTCGGGTAGACGAAGGTCTGCGGCTCGCCGAGCACGTAGTAGAGGAACTCGTCGTTGTAGTTGAGGACCTTGCGGCCCGCCGCGAGGTAGTCCTCCGGCTGGCGGGCGCCGATCTCCTTGCCGGTCCAGTAGGCGACCTGGATCTCGGGGGCCGGTTTGACCGACGTGACGCGGAAGAAGCCGTCGTTCCAGGCGCGCGGGGTCCGGTCGTGGGCCATGACCACGGCGGCGCGGCCGTTGAGCCAGGCGGTGGTCAGGTCGGCGACGATGCCGTCGGGGCCGTACGCCTTGCGGGCGGCGGCGGCGAGCTGCGGGTAGGACGCCTGGGGGTCGCGGACGGTGAGCGCCTGGTACTCGTCGGCGCCCAGGTGCCACTGGGAGCCGGGGAAGAGGTCGGCGTACTCGTCCAGCAGGTCGTCGACGATCTCGGCGGCCTTCGGGTTGGAGATGTCGATGGCGCCCTTGGTGGCGACGCCCTGCGCGTTGCGGAGCTGGAGGTCGGGGTGGGCGGCGATGACGGCGCCGAGGTGTCCGGGCGAGTCGATCTCGGGGACGACGGTGATGTGGCGGGAGGCGGCGAGATCGACGATCTGCTTCATCTCGGCCTTGGTCAGGTGGTCCTTGGAGACGAGCTCGGGGTGCGAGGAGGACTCGATGCGGAACGCCTGGTCGTCGGAGAAGTGCAGGCCCAGTTCGTTGAACTTGAGATCGCCCAGCTCGCGGACGCGGTCCTTGATCCAGTCGGCGGAGAAGTGCTTGCGGGCGATGTCGAGCATGAAGCCGCGGCGCGGCTTGGCCGGCTCGTCCTTCACCACGCCCTCCGGCGCGGTGGCCCCGTCGGCGACCGTCTGCTTGAGCGTGCGGGTGCCGTAGAAGACGCCGGCCTCGGCGGGGCCGGTGACGGTGACCCGGCCGTCGCGCACGGTCATGGTGTACGACTCGGGGCCGGCGCCCTCGGCCTTCTCGACCTCCAGCCGCACGTCGCCGGCGCGGGAGTCGCCCTTCTCGCCCGCGTACGTGAGGCCCAGTTCGCCGGCCAGGAGACGGCCCTCGTCGGCGAGGTCCGGGGAGGCCACGGTGACCCGGTGGCCGCTCTCGGGGCGCCAGCCGGGGCCGCGCGCGGGGGTGTGCTCCCGTACCGCGGGTATGGTCTCCGGCGCCCGGGAGAGCGGGAAGGAGCCCGTGGGACTCGGCCGGCCGGCGGAGACGCCGGAGGTCGCGGAACCTCCCGCTCCGCCGTCGGCGGCGGCCCACAGGCCGGCGCCCACGCCGAGCGCGGCGACCGCCGCGGCGGCTATGACCACCCGCTGCCTGACCTTGTTCGCCGGTTTCCGGCGTCGTCCTTGTCGACTCACAGCGCCAACCTACGGCCGCCGCACGGGACTTGCGTCCACGAGAGGTTCCGAAACTCTACCGTTCGGGTGAAATTCGGGCAGGTGTCGGGTGCCCGTGGGCCTCCCTCGGTAACGTGGCGCCACACCTCTCACAGAATCCCCCGCCGACACACACGTGACGCCCACGAGGACCACGCTGCCTGTGCACCGTCTCCCAGATGTCCCCGGCCGAGTCGCCCTCCCGGCACCGGCACCCACCCCCGCCGCGCCGAAGGCGCCGAGGACCCCTCCGCCGCTGGAGCACTTCAACACCGCCCCCGCCGACGAGGCCGTTCGCACCCTGCTGGACTGCCTGAACAGCGACCGCTGGGCCCGCCGCCTGGCCGCCCACCGCCCCTACCCCGACCCGCCGTCCCTGCTGGCGGCGGCGGACGAGGCCGCGTACGACCTGACACCGGCCGACCTGGCCGAGGCGCTGTCCGGGGAGTCGCCGCCGCGGCTGCCCGCCGGGACCCACGGCGCCGCGCACACCGCCCTCGGGGCGGCGGTCGCCGCGTACGAGAGAAAATTCGGACACACGTTCGCCATCTGCCTGGACGGGCTCAGCCCCACCGAGGCACCGGACCGCATACTCGAAGGAATCCGGTCACGATTGGCCAACGATCCGGAGGAAGAACGCCTGGTGACGGCGGACGAACTACGCCGTCTGGCCCGCGGCCGACTGGCCGGTGTACTGGCCGGGGCCACCGCCCCCGAGCAGCGCACATCGGGCACATAGCCCAATCCGCCCGGCCGGTCACCCGTCCGTGCTCCTTTGAGTGCAACTTTGATCACAGAGACAGGCCCCCCGTGAGCACGGCGGACATCCGTGGCTACGATGCTGGGGGCCGGTGGACCGTACCCGGCCGGGCCCGACCGACAAGGAAAGCCGGCGCGGCCCCAATCACCGCTCCCGGAGGAAATTTCCGTGCCGGCTGGAACGCTGTACCGCGGCCGGGAAGGAATGTGGTCGTGGGTGGCTCACCGAGTCACCGGTGTCCTCATTTTCTTCTTCCTGTTCGTCCACGTGCTGGACACCGCGCTCGTCCGAGTGTCACCCGAGGCCTACGACACCGTCGTGGCCACGTACAAGTCGCCGATCGTCGCGCTGCTGGAGTACGGCCTCGTCGCCGCCATCCTCTTCCACGCGCTCAACGGCCTGCGCGTCATCGCCGTCGACTTCTGGGCCAAGGGCGCCCGCTATCAGAAGCAGATGCTCTGGTCCGTCGTCGCCCTCTGGGTCGTGCTGATGATCGGGGCGATCTACCCCGTCCTCGGCCACGCCGCTCGTGAACTGTTCGGGAGCTGACGCGCATGTCCACCACCGAATCGACCCCGTCCGGGATCGGCCCCGTCGAGGGCGCGTCCGTCTACACCGTCGACAACCCGGCCCCGCTGATCGAGCCCCCTCGCAAGCGGACCCAGAAGACCCCCAAGGCCACCCGCGGCAACTTCGAGCTGTACGGCTGGCTCTTCATGCGCCTGTCCGGCGTGGTGCTGGTCGTCCTGGTCATCGGGCACCTGCTGATCCAGCTCGTCCTGGACGGCGGCGTCTCCAAGATCGGCTTCGCCTTCGTGGCGGGCCGCTGGGCCTCGCCGTTCTGGCAGGTCTGGGACCTGCTGATGCTCTGGCTCGCGATGCTGCACGGCTGCAACGGCCTGCGCACGGTCGTCAACGACTACGCGGAGCGCGCGAACACCCGGCTGTGGCTCAAGGGCCTGCTCTACACCGCCACGGTGTTCACCATCCTGCTGGGCTCGCTGGTGATCTTCACCTTCGACCCGAACATCCGCTAGGCACGGGGCTGCGAGAATCATGAAGATCCACAAGTACGACACCGTCATCGTCGGCGCCGGTGGCGCCGGTATGCGGGCCGCCATCGAGGCGACCAAGCTCAGCCGCACGGCCGTCCTGACGAAGCTCTACCCCACCCGCTCCCACACGGGCGCCGCGCAGGGCGGCATGGCCGCCGCGCTGGCCAACGTGGAAGAGGACAACTGGGAGTGGCACACCTTCGACACGATCAAGGGCGGCGACTACCTGGTCGACCAGGACGCCGCCGAGATCCTGGCGAAGGAGGCCATCGACTCCGTCCTCGACCTGGAGAAGATGGGCCTGCCGTTCAACCGGACGCCCGACGGGACGATCGACCAGCGCCGCTTCGGCGGTCACTCCCGCAACCACGGTGAGGCCCCGGTCCGCCGCTCCTGCTACGCGGCCGACCGCACCGGCCACATGATCCTCCAGACGCTGTACCAGAACTGCGTCAAGGAGGGCGTGGAGTTCTTCAACGAGTTCTACGTCCTGGACCAGCTCATCACCGAGGTCGACGGCGTCAGGAAGTCGGCCGGCGTGGTCGCCTACGAACTGGCGACCGGCGAGATCCACGTCTTCCAGGCGAAGTCCGTGATCTACGCCTCGGGCGGCTGCGGCAAGTTCTTCAAGGTGACGTCGAACGCGCACACCCTCACCGGCGACGGCCAGGCGGCCGTGTACCGGCGCGGGCTGCCGCTGGAGGACATGGAGTTCTTCCAGTTCCACCCGACGGGCATCTGGCGCATGGGCATCCTGCTCACGGAGGGCGCCCGCGGCGAGGGCGGCATCCTGCGCAACAAGGACGGCGAGCGCTTCATGGAGAAGTACGCGCCCGTCATGAAGGACCTCGCCTCCCGCGACGTCGTCTCCCGCTCCATCTACACGGAGATCCGCGAGGGCCGCGGCTGCGGTCCCGAGGGCGACCACGTCTACCTCGACCTCACCCACCTGCCGCCGGAGCAGCTCGACGCCAAGCTGCCCGACATCACGGAGTTCGCGCGGACGTACCTGGGCATCGAGCCGTACACCGACCCGATCCCGATCCAGCCGACCGCGCACTACGCCATGGGCGGCATCCCGACCAACGTCGAGGGCGAGGTGCTGGCCGACAACACCACCGTCGTGCCCGGCCTGTACGCCGCCGGCGAGGTCGCCTGTGTGTCGGTGCACGGCGCCAACCGTCTGGGCACCAACTCGCTGCTGGACATCAACGTGTTCGGCCGCCGGGCCGGCATCGCCGCGGCCGAGTACGCCCACACGGCCGACTTCGTGCCGCTGCCGGAGGACCCGGAGTCGATGGTCGTCGAGCAGATCGAGCGGCTGCGCGAGTCCACGGGCACCGAGCGCGTGGCCGCGCTGCGCCAGGAGCTCCAGGAGACCATGGACGCCAACGTCATGGTGTTCCGCACCGAGCAGACGATCAAGACGGCCGTCGAGAAGATCGCCGAACTGCGCGTCCGGTACAAGAACGTGGCCATCCAGGACAAGGGCCGGCGTTTCAACACCGACCTGCTGGAGGCCGTCGAGCTGGGCAACCTGCTGGACCTGGCCGAGGTCATGGCGGTCTCCGCCCTGGCCCGCAAGGAGTCGCGCGGCGGTCACTACCGCGAGGACTACCCGAACCGCGACGACGTCAACTTCATGCGCCACACCATGGCGTACCGCGAGGTGGGCGACGACGGCACCGAGTCCGTGCGTCTCGACTACAAGCCGGTCGTCCAGACCCGCTACCAGCCGATGGAGCGTAAGTACTGATGGCTACCCCCGTTCTGGACAAGGCGGGCCCGGACCCCGAGCCCGGCTTCGCCGACTCCCCCTACATCACCGTGACCTTCCGGCTCCGGCGTTTCAACCCGGAGGTCTCGGACCAGGCGACCTGGGAAGACTTCCGGATCGAGATCGACCCGAAGGAGCGCGTCCTCGACGCCCTCCACAAGATCAAGTGGGATCTCGACGGCACGCTGACCTTCCGGCGTTCCTGCGCGCACGGCATCTGCGGCTCCGACGCCATGCGGATCAACGGCAAGAACCGGCTGGCCTGCAAGACGCTGATCAAGGACATCAGCCCGGAGAAGCCCATCACGGTCGAGCCCATCAAGGGCATGACGGTCCTCAAGGACCTCGTCGTGGACATGGAGCCGTTCTTCCAGGCATACCGCGACGTGATGCCCTTCCTGGTCACGAACGAGACCAACGAGCCGACCCGTGAGCGGCTCCAGTCGGCCGAGGACCGCGAGCGCTTCGACGACACGACGAAGTGCATCCTGTGCGCGGCCTGCACCTCCTCGTGCCCGGTCTTCTGGAACGACGGGCAGTACTTCGGCCCGGCGGCCATCGTCAACGCCCACCGCTTCATCTTCGACTCGCGCGACGACGCCGGCGAGCAGCGGCTGGAGATCCTCAACGACCGTGACGGCGTGTGGCGTTGCCGCACGACCTTCAACTGCACGGACGCCTGCCCGCGCGGCATCGAGGTCACCAAGGCGATCGCGGAGGTGAAGCGGGCGCTCATCACGCGCCGCTTCTGACGCTCCGGCGTCCCGCAGCACGGCCGAGGGCCCCGATCACGTGATCGGGGCCCTCGGCCGTTCGCGCGTCCGCGCCCGCCGGGCCGGCCGCGCCCCGCTCCGCCGTGCCGCGCGGGGGCCGCGCTCCGGCTCAACGGGTGGGGGCGGTGGCCGCGGTGGGTGGGACCCTCGGTGGCCGGGCGCCCGTAGCCTGCCGGCATGTCGGATCAGGAACCGTACGAAGTGCTCGGTTTCGACAACGTGCTGCTGCCCGTCGGCGACCTCGGCGCGGCCGTCGGCTTCTCCAGGCGGGCGGGCTTCCCGGTGGCCTTCCGGCTCGACGAGGCCGGGATCGCGCTGTCGCGGGCCGGCGCCGGGACGCCGGGGCTGCTGCTGCGCGCCGAGGAGGGCTTCGGGCACCGTCCGCCGCCCTGGCCCACCGTCCGGGTGTGGCTGGAGGTGCCGGACGCCCGTGCGGCGGCCGGGGCGCTGCGCGCGGCGGGGGTGGCGCCGCTCGACGAGCCGTTCCCCGGGGCCACCGGCTGGACGGTGGAGTTCGCCCACTCCTGGGGCAACGTGGTCGGCCTCACCGACTAGGTGGGCCGTCCGGAGCTGGGGCGTGCCGTCCCCGGGTGACCGCCTAGGCTCGGTGGCGTGCCTGCGACGAACGACCTTCCCGGCGGCGGACCGTCCCTCAGCAAGTCCGAGCAGACCCGCGCGCTGATCCTGGAGACGGCCATGCGGCTCTTCCGGGAGCGCGGCTACGACCGGACGACGATGCGGGCCATCGCCCAGGAGGCCGGCGTCTCCGTCGGCAACGCGTACTACTACTTCGCCGGCAAGGAGCACCTGATCCAGGGCTTCTACGACCGCATCGCCGCCGAGCACCGGGTGGCGATCCGGGACGTGCTGGAGCGGGAGACGGAGCTGGGCGCGCGGCTCGCGGGCGTGCTGACGGTCTGGCTGGACATCGCCACGCCGTACCACGAGTTCGCGGTGCAGTTCTTCAAGAACGCGGCCGACCCGGAGAGCCCGCTCAGCCCCTTCTCCCCCGAGTCCGAGCCCGCGCGGCTGGAGGCCATCGGCGTCCAGCGGTCGGTGCTGGCCGGGACGCGGACCAAGGTCCCGGCGGAACTGCGGGACGTGCTCCCGGAGCTGATGTGGCTCGCCCAGATGGGGCTGGTGCTGTACTGGGTCTTCGACCGGAGCGAGGGGCGCGAGCGCAGCTACCGGCTGGCCGAGCGCGGCGCCCGGCTCGCGGCCCGGGGGGTCTCGCTGGCCCGGTTCCGGGCGCTGCGTCCGCTGGTGCGGGAGGTGCACGAGCTGTTCACGGACTTCCTGCCCGGGCTGACCCGCGCGCTGCCGGACCCGGCCCGGCGGACCCCGGCCCCACCCGACGCGGAGGCCCCCGCCGCGGCGGACGCGAACGCCCCGGCTCCGCCGGACCCGCGGGCCCCGGCGGAGCCGACCGGACCGGCGGGCGCGGCGGGGCCGGCTGCCACCGCGGGGCCGACGACCGCGCCGGACGCCCCCTGAGCGGCCCGGCCGCGCGGCTCAGGTCCGGCGGGAGGCCAGCTCGATCACCGTGATGTCGGACGGGGCGCCCACGCGGGTGGGCGGTCCCCAGGCGCCGGCGCCGCGGCTGACGTAGAGCTGGGTGTCGCCGTAGCGCTCCAGGCCGGCGAGGGTCGGGTTCGCGGCCCCGGCGAGGAGGTTGCCGGGCCAGAGCTGGCCGCCGTGGGTGTGGCCGGAGAGCTGGAGGTCGACGCCGTGGTCGACGGCCTCGTGGATCTGCACCGGCTGGTGGGCGAGGAGCACGCAGGCGCGGTCCCGGTCGCGGTCGCCGAGGGCGCGGGCGTAGTCGGGGCCCCGGCCCTCGTTCCCGCCGGCCAGGTCGTTGACGCCCGCGAGGTCGAAGTGGGGCAGTTCGGTGCGGGCGTTCTCCAGCGGGAGCAGGCCCAGGCGGCGCACCTCCTCGACCCACTGTTCGGCGCCGGAGAAGTACTCGTGGTTGCCGGTGACGAAGTACGCGCCGTGCCGGGCCCGGAGGCCGGCCAGCGGGGCCGCCGCCGGGCCGAGGTCCTTCACGCTGCCGTCGACGAGGTCGCCGACCACGGCGATGAGGTCGGGCTGCGTGGAGTTGATGGTGTCGACGACCGTCTGCGCGAAGTTACGGCCGAGGATCGGGCCGAGGTGGATGTCGCTGACCACGGCGATGCGGTAGCCGTGCGCGGCGCGCGGCAGCCTGGCCAGCGGCACGGTGACCCGCTTGACCCGGGGCCCGCGCAGCACCCCGTAGGTGCCCTGGCCCACGGTGCCGACGGCGGCGGCGACCGCTGTGCCCGCGAGCACCCGGGAGACGAAGAGCCGCCGGGAGGGCTGGGTGAGGTTTCCGGCCACCTCACCGCCGGGCTCCTGGGCCCCGGCGGGGCCCTGCGGGGCGGCGGAGCCCGGTGCTGCCCCGGCGGGCGCCTGCGGGGCGGGGTCGCCGTCCGGAGCCGCGGGCGGCGCGGCGGCGGTGTCCGGGCCCGTCTGCGGCGTCGCGGTGGCCCCGCCGGCCGCCGCGGGGACCGGCGCCGGCCGCTTCGCCGCGGCCCGGCGCTCCAGGTGACGGCGGAGGAAGGGGCGTACCGCCTCCGTGGCGACGAGGGCGAGGACCAGGTAGAGGCAGAGCGCGAGCCACAGGTAGCCGGGCCAGGCCATGACCTGCTGGACCCGGAAGGGGACGCCGGTGCGGCTGGAGACCAGCGCGCCGACGGCGAGCGCCCAGCCGCCCACGATCAGCGCGCCCCCGGCCCGGCGCACCCGGCCCGGTCCCCGGGTGGTGTCGCGGAACAGGCGCCGCCACAGGTACCAGTTGGCCGTCACGAGCACGGTCAGGACCGCCAAGGCGACCAGCACGAAGACGAGCACCATGCCGTCGAGAACCCCTCCGTCAGGACAAGCAGGACATGCGGAACGCGCGCGGCGCGCGGCGCGCTATGACGTTCGGCGCAGTGCCCGGATCCCGCGCAACCCGATGGCCCCGACGACCGTCCCCAATACGAAGGAGACGACCGCGAGCAGCAGGTGCACCCAGAAGTACGCCGTGGGTTCGCCGTCGTCGAACGCGAGCCCGCTGCCGTCCTTGACCAGGTTTTTGACGAAAGTGATCCAGATGATCCAGCTCCACACCCCGAAGGCGAGCAGGAACCAGGAGACGGGGCGGCTGAGCTTCATGCGTCCAGTATCGCCGCCCCGCGCCCGGTCCCGTGCCCGGGGTGGGGAGGCGCCCGGGACGGCCCCGCGGGCGGCGAGTACCTTCTCGGTCGTGCCCGCACCCCACAAGACCGCCGGACGCGCCCTGTCGGCCGCCTCCGTGCTCCTCGTCGCCCTCTGCCCGCTCGCCCTGGCCGTCCCGGCCGCGTACGCGGCCCCGAGCCCCACCGCGAGCCCCGCCACGAGTCCGTCGGCGAGTCCGTCGGTCACCCCGCCGGCGGCGATGTCCACCGTGGGCGGGGCCCGGCTGGGCGAGCCCGGGACCCAGGCCGACCTGGCGGGCGGGGCACCGGTGCTGCCGAAGGACCTCTCCGCCCGGTCCTGGATCGTCGCGGACGCGGAGTCCGGCGAGGTGCTGGCGGCGCACAACGCGCACTGGCGGCTGGCCCCGGCGAGCACCCTGAAGATGCTGTTCGCGGACACGCTGCTGCCCCGCTGGCCGAAGACGGAGAAGCACACGGTCACCCCCTCCGACCTGGCCGGGGTCGGCGCGGGCTCCAGCCTGGTCGGGATCAAGGAGGACGAGTCGTACACCGTCCACGACCTGTGGCTCGGGGTCTTCCTGCGCTCGGGGAACGACGCGGTGCACGTGCTGTCGGCGATGAACGGCGGCGTCGGGAACACGGTGCGGGAGATGAACGCGCACGCCGGGGAGCTCCAGGCCCTCGACACCGTCGTGGTCACCCCGGACGGCTACGACGCGCCCGAG
This genomic window contains:
- a CDS encoding glycoside hydrolase family 20 protein — protein: MSRQGRRRKPANKVRQRVVIAAAAVAALGVGAGLWAAADGGAGGSATSGVSAGRPSPTGSFPLSRAPETIPAVREHTPARGPGWRPESGHRVTVASPDLADEGRLLAGELGLTYAGEKGDSRAGDVRLEVEKAEGAGPESYTMTVRDGRVTVTGPAEAGVFYGTRTLKQTVADGATAPEGVVKDEPAKPRRGFMLDIARKHFSADWIKDRVRELGDLKFNELGLHFSDDQAFRIESSSHPELVSKDHLTKAEMKQIVDLAASRHITVVPEIDSPGHLGAVIAAHPDLQLRNAQGVATKGAIDISNPKAAEIVDDLLDEYADLFPGSQWHLGADEYQALTVRDPQASYPQLAAAARKAYGPDGIVADLTTAWLNGRAAVVMAHDRTPRAWNDGFFRVTSVKPAPEIQVAYWTGKEIGARQPEDYLAAGRKVLNYNDEFLYYVLGEPQTFVYPTGERIYEQWTPRVLRGTEAVPARYDDQILGGSFAVWCDISSAQTEAQVADGIRMPLAATVQKLWDPGKPELSWPDFEKLAGRVA
- a CDS encoding 2-oxo-4-hydroxy-4-carboxy-5-ureidoimidazoline decarboxylase, translated to MHRLPDVPGRVALPAPAPTPAAPKAPRTPPPLEHFNTAPADEAVRTLLDCLNSDRWARRLAAHRPYPDPPSLLAAADEAAYDLTPADLAEALSGESPPRLPAGTHGAAHTALGAAVAAYERKFGHTFAICLDGLSPTEAPDRILEGIRSRLANDPEEERLVTADELRRLARGRLAGVLAGATAPEQRTSGT
- the sdhC gene encoding succinate dehydrogenase, cytochrome b556 subunit, which translates into the protein MPAGTLYRGREGMWSWVAHRVTGVLIFFFLFVHVLDTALVRVSPEAYDTVVATYKSPIVALLEYGLVAAILFHALNGLRVIAVDFWAKGARYQKQMLWSVVALWVVLMIGAIYPVLGHAARELFGS
- a CDS encoding succinate dehydrogenase hydrophobic membrane anchor subunit, translating into MSTTESTPSGIGPVEGASVYTVDNPAPLIEPPRKRTQKTPKATRGNFELYGWLFMRLSGVVLVVLVIGHLLIQLVLDGGVSKIGFAFVAGRWASPFWQVWDLLMLWLAMLHGCNGLRTVVNDYAERANTRLWLKGLLYTATVFTILLGSLVIFTFDPNIR
- the sdhA gene encoding succinate dehydrogenase flavoprotein subunit — protein: MKIHKYDTVIVGAGGAGMRAAIEATKLSRTAVLTKLYPTRSHTGAAQGGMAAALANVEEDNWEWHTFDTIKGGDYLVDQDAAEILAKEAIDSVLDLEKMGLPFNRTPDGTIDQRRFGGHSRNHGEAPVRRSCYAADRTGHMILQTLYQNCVKEGVEFFNEFYVLDQLITEVDGVRKSAGVVAYELATGEIHVFQAKSVIYASGGCGKFFKVTSNAHTLTGDGQAAVYRRGLPLEDMEFFQFHPTGIWRMGILLTEGARGEGGILRNKDGERFMEKYAPVMKDLASRDVVSRSIYTEIREGRGCGPEGDHVYLDLTHLPPEQLDAKLPDITEFARTYLGIEPYTDPIPIQPTAHYAMGGIPTNVEGEVLADNTTVVPGLYAAGEVACVSVHGANRLGTNSLLDINVFGRRAGIAAAEYAHTADFVPLPEDPESMVVEQIERLRESTGTERVAALRQELQETMDANVMVFRTEQTIKTAVEKIAELRVRYKNVAIQDKGRRFNTDLLEAVELGNLLDLAEVMAVSALARKESRGGHYREDYPNRDDVNFMRHTMAYREVGDDGTESVRLDYKPVVQTRYQPMERKY
- a CDS encoding succinate dehydrogenase iron-sulfur subunit yields the protein MATPVLDKAGPDPEPGFADSPYITVTFRLRRFNPEVSDQATWEDFRIEIDPKERVLDALHKIKWDLDGTLTFRRSCAHGICGSDAMRINGKNRLACKTLIKDISPEKPITVEPIKGMTVLKDLVVDMEPFFQAYRDVMPFLVTNETNEPTRERLQSAEDRERFDDTTKCILCAACTSSCPVFWNDGQYFGPAAIVNAHRFIFDSRDDAGEQRLEILNDRDGVWRCRTTFNCTDACPRGIEVTKAIAEVKRALITRRF
- a CDS encoding extradiol dioxygenase, with the translated sequence MSDQEPYEVLGFDNVLLPVGDLGAAVGFSRRAGFPVAFRLDEAGIALSRAGAGTPGLLLRAEEGFGHRPPPWPTVRVWLEVPDARAAAGALRAAGVAPLDEPFPGATGWTVEFAHSWGNVVGLTD
- a CDS encoding TetR family transcriptional regulator, whose translation is MPATNDLPGGGPSLSKSEQTRALILETAMRLFRERGYDRTTMRAIAQEAGVSVGNAYYYFAGKEHLIQGFYDRIAAEHRVAIRDVLERETELGARLAGVLTVWLDIATPYHEFAVQFFKNAADPESPLSPFSPESEPARLEAIGVQRSVLAGTRTKVPAELRDVLPELMWLAQMGLVLYWVFDRSEGRERSYRLAERGARLAARGVSLARFRALRPLVREVHELFTDFLPGLTRALPDPARRTPAPPDAEAPAAADANAPAPPDPRAPAEPTGPAGAAGPAATAGPTTAPDAP
- a CDS encoding metallophosphoesterase — translated: MVLVFVLVALAVLTVLVTANWYLWRRLFRDTTRGPGRVRRAGGALIVGGWALAVGALVSSRTGVPFRVQQVMAWPGYLWLALCLYLVLALVATEAVRPFLRRHLERRAAAKRPAPVPAAAGGATATPQTGPDTAAAPPAAPDGDPAPQAPAGAAPGSAAPQGPAGAQEPGGEVAGNLTQPSRRLFVSRVLAGTAVAAAVGTVGQGTYGVLRGPRVKRVTVPLARLPRAAHGYRIAVVSDIHLGPILGRNFAQTVVDTINSTQPDLIAVVGDLVDGSVKDLGPAAAPLAGLRARHGAYFVTGNHEYFSGAEQWVEEVRRLGLLPLENARTELPHFDLAGVNDLAGGNEGRGPDYARALGDRDRDRACVLLAHQPVQIHEAVDHGVDLQLSGHTHGGQLWPGNLLAGAANPTLAGLERYGDTQLYVSRGAGAWGPPTRVGAPSDITVIELASRRT
- a CDS encoding D-alanyl-D-alanine carboxypeptidase, translated to MPAPHKTAGRALSAASVLLVALCPLALAVPAAYAAPSPTASPATSPSASPSVTPPAAMSTVGGARLGEPGTQADLAGGAPVLPKDLSARSWIVADAESGEVLAAHNAHWRLAPASTLKMLFADTLLPRWPKTEKHTVTPSDLAGVGAGSSLVGIKEDESYTVHDLWLGVFLRSGNDAVHVLSAMNGGVGNTVREMNAHAGELQALDTVVVTPDGYDAPEQVSSAYDLTLIARSGLQKKDFREYASTVRADFPGETRKDEKGKAERGSFEIQNTNRLLAGDRDVRVYPGIAGVKNGNTTNAGATFTGVAERDGRVLLVTVMHPEKDEHNAVYKESARLLDWGFAALDKVRPVGELVPPRSVTANAGPSAGASSPAGEGAVGARAAAGAPAPGGGGGAGTAAAVAAGSLVVLAGGAFLVNRRWPLPDLVRRRSRP